Proteins encoded by one window of Brienomyrus brachyistius isolate T26 chromosome 1, BBRACH_0.4, whole genome shotgun sequence:
- the avpr1aa gene encoding arginine vasopressin receptor 1Aa, translating into MSHPDHSGSTLNFMDQNRTLNLGATPSLVMGNPGNDSTQRNESDPFGRNEEVAKIEITVLSVTFVVTVIGNVSVLLAMYNTKKKMSRMHLFIKHLSLADLVVAFFQVLPQLCWEITFRFYGPDFLCRIVKHLQVLGMFASTYMMVMMTLDRYIAICHPLKTLQQPTRRSNIMIISTWICSLVLSTPQYFIFSLSEIKNGSEVYDCWGHFIEPWGVKAYITWITIGIFLIPVSILVICYGFICHSIWKNIKYKTKKKRLETCPKGVIGRSSVSSVTTISRAKLRTVKMTFVIVLAYVVCWAPFFIVQMWSVWDVNFLWDDSENTAVTLSALLASLNSCCNPWIYMIFSGHLLQDFAHCFPCFSKPQHSNKKEDSDSSIRRTTILTRIPNRSPTCSSATCKDLDVIPGSSRSVPLAS; encoded by the exons ATGTCCCATCCCGACCACTCAGGCTCCACGCTGAACTTCATGGATCAAAACCGGACCCTGAATCTCGGAGCAACGCCAAGTCTAGTCATGGGAAACCCAGGCAACGACAGCACCCAGAGAAACGAGAGTGACCCGTTTGGGAGAAACGAAGAAGTGGCCAAAATAGAGATCACGGTGCTGTCAGTCACTTTCGTCGTTACAGTTATAGGGAATGTAAGCGTCTTGTTAGCAATgtacaacacaaagaagaagatgtcACGGATGCACCTCTTCATCAAACACCTAAGTCTGGCCGATTTGGTGGTTGCCTTTTTCCAGGTCTTACCCCAACTCTGCTGGGAGATCACCTTTCGCTTTTACGGACCAGACTTCTTATGCAGGATCGTCAAGCACCTGCAGGTTCTCGGCATGTTCGCCTCCACTtacatgatggtgatgatgacccTGGACCGCTACATCGCGATATGTCACCCTCTTAAGACCCTCCAGCAGCCCACGCGAAGGTCCAACATTATGATCATCAGCACATGGATATGCAGTCTTGTCCTCAGCACTCCGCAATACTTCATATTCTCTTTAAGCGAGATCAAAAACGGCTCTGAAGTGTATGATTGCTGGGGTCACTTCATTGAACCCTGGGGTGTCAAGGCGTATATTACATGGATTACAATAGGCATCTTTCTCATACCGGTATCCATCCTGGTGATCTGTTATGGGTTCATCTGCCACAGCATTTGGAAGAACATCAAATACAAAACTAAAAAGAAAAGACTGGAAACATGCCCCAAAGGCGTTATCGGCAGGTCTTCCGTCAGCAGCGTCACCACTATATCCAGGGCCAAGCTGAGGACAGTGAAGATGACTTTTGTCATCGTTCTTGCTTACGTAGTTTGCTGGGCTCCTTTTTTCATCGTCCAGATGTGGTCGGTTTGGGATGTGAATTTTTTATGGGACG ACTCCGAGAACACCGCGGTTACGTTATCGGCGCTGCTCGCCAGTCTGAACAGCTGCTGCAACCCCTGGATTTACATGATCTTCAGCGGCCACCTCTTGCAGGATTTCGCGCACTGTTTTCCGTGCTTCAGTAAACCACAACACAGTAACAAGAAAGAGGATTCGGATAGCAGCATCAGGAGAACTACGATCCTAACCAGGATCCCCAACAGAAGCCCAACGTGCAGTTCAGCCACCTGCAAAGACTTGGACGTTATACCCGGATCGAGTAGGTCAGTCCCGCTGGCCTCATAG